The following are from one region of the Stanieria cyanosphaera PCC 7437 genome:
- a CDS encoding glycosyltransferase family protein: MFNSLLNIFKTQDAHLTVSTSFDDKYLHYGKILLNSLLKNSPQVQVKVLAINIEEENLQEYQEFKNIEIIHENKEFTHAYEQRLYSIARRIFFINELRSNPNIENLLQLDADTIIRKDLNKFGKLFEQGDLCIFARPKMKHEALRLTMNIIGLSNTMAAKALTQEWVLQLWNLLEQPQDSKYIDQLTLWKAYEKINHQSTIKLINLTHPYIGRTGNTIIRAFAATKDAKGDTQLLKELNQYSSNLLQDAPSNAPKPPEEQNIFLHKEFLIEQFSQSGLIFQ, encoded by the coding sequence ATGTTTAATTCTTTATTGAATATCTTCAAGACACAAGATGCTCATCTTACTGTCAGTACTAGTTTTGATGATAAATATCTTCATTATGGCAAAATTTTATTAAATTCTTTACTTAAAAATTCTCCTCAAGTTCAAGTTAAAGTTTTAGCTATTAATATTGAGGAAGAAAATTTACAAGAATATCAGGAATTCAAAAATATAGAAATAATTCATGAAAATAAAGAATTTACTCATGCCTATGAACAAAGATTATATTCAATTGCTAGGCGAATCTTTTTTATTAATGAACTGCGGTCTAATCCCAATATAGAAAATTTACTTCAATTAGATGCTGATACAATTATTAGAAAAGATTTAAACAAATTTGGCAAATTATTTGAACAAGGCGATCTTTGTATTTTTGCTAGACCAAAAATGAAGCATGAAGCCTTAAGATTAACTATGAATATTATCGGTTTATCTAATACTATGGCAGCTAAAGCTTTAACTCAGGAATGGGTTTTACAACTTTGGAATTTATTAGAACAACCCCAAGATAGCAAATATATCGATCAATTAACTTTATGGAAAGCTTATGAAAAAATCAATCATCAATCTACTATAAAATTAATTAATTTAACTCATCCTTATATTGGTAGAACAGGAAATACTATTATTAGAGCTTTTGCTGCAACTAAAGATGCTAAAGGAGATACTCAATTATTAAAAGAATTGAATCAATATAGTTCCAATTTACTTCAGGATGCTCCTAGTAATGCACCTAAACCGCCCGAAGAGCAAAATATTTTTCTCCACAAAGAATTTTTAATTGAACAATTTTCTCAAAGCGGTTTAATTTTTCAGTAA
- the hpsO gene encoding hormogonium polysaccharide biosynthesis glycosyltransferase HpsO, with amino-acid sequence MKILVASHTYIVDLNCEKLKELAKLKPEIQVTVIVPKFWQPGGVQNKLIETKPKIDKNFRVVPLQNFSQNNQGLLTFGKGISKLLKEFRPNIIQVEQGAKSLGYAQLITLNKLLKLKAKNVLFTWWNLPYQNKFPIDWLEKYNLQHTHGLIAGNQDGADILREHGYKNQVEIMPQLGVNERLFSARTQPELAAKLKIQSHEFVIGFVGRFVPEKGILTLIKALTSLTYLPWKLLLLGRGELKETIEQQAREAGIQDRLIIIESVPHDCVPDYINLMNVLVLPSETTYQFKTLTAAGWKEQFGHVLIEAMACQVPVIGSNSGEIPHVIGDAGLIFPEGDATALAHNLKQLIEQPDLCDRFSQMGYQRVITKYTNTALAKQQLEFYQQLLT; translated from the coding sequence ATGAAAATTTTAGTTGCCAGCCATACTTATATAGTCGATCTTAATTGTGAGAAACTCAAAGAACTTGCTAAACTAAAGCCAGAAATTCAGGTCACAGTAATTGTACCTAAGTTTTGGCAACCAGGAGGCGTTCAAAACAAACTAATTGAAACCAAGCCCAAAATAGATAAAAATTTTAGAGTAGTTCCTCTTCAAAATTTTAGTCAAAATAATCAAGGCTTACTTACTTTTGGAAAAGGAATTAGCAAACTTTTAAAAGAATTTCGACCGAATATTATTCAGGTTGAACAAGGAGCAAAATCTTTAGGCTATGCTCAATTAATTACTCTAAACAAATTATTAAAACTTAAAGCAAAAAATGTTCTTTTTACTTGGTGGAATCTTCCTTATCAAAACAAATTTCCAATTGATTGGCTAGAAAAATATAATCTTCAACATACACATGGGTTAATTGCAGGTAATCAAGATGGAGCAGATATTTTGAGAGAACATGGTTATAAAAATCAAGTAGAAATTATGCCTCAATTAGGAGTAAATGAACGATTATTTTCTGCTCGTACTCAACCAGAATTAGCAGCAAAATTAAAGATTCAATCTCACGAATTTGTAATAGGATTTGTGGGAAGATTTGTACCTGAAAAAGGAATTTTAACTTTAATTAAAGCTTTAACATCACTTACTTATTTGCCTTGGAAATTATTATTACTAGGTCGCGGTGAACTAAAAGAAACAATTGAACAGCAAGCTAGAGAAGCAGGAATACAAGATAGATTAATTATCATTGAAAGTGTACCTCACGACTGCGTACCTGATTATATTAATTTGATGAATGTGTTGGTTTTACCATCAGAAACAACTTATCAATTTAAAACTTTAACTGCTGCTGGTTGGAAAGAACAATTTGGTCATGTTTTAATCGAAGCAATGGCTTGTCAAGTTCCTGTAATTGGTTCTAATTCTGGAGAAATTCCTCATGTAATTGGTGATGCGGGTTTAATTTTTCCAGAAGGAGATGCCACAGCTTTAGCCCACAATTTAAAACAATTAATCGAGCAACCAGATTTATGCGATCGCTTTTCTCAAATGGGATATCAAAGAGTAATTACTAAATACACTAATACAGCTTTAGCAAAACAACAATTAGAATTTTATCAACAATTATTAACCTAA
- the hpsN gene encoding hormogonium polysaccharide biosynthesis glycosyltransferase HpsN, which yields MNSAKISVIIPTYGREEPLKKSIDDVLKQDYYNFEVLVIDQTKNHEPEINNYLEQLHQSGKIQWLKLDWASLPGARNYGIRRAKGDIILFIDDDIELPPNYLKAHAKNYQENPAIGAVAGRVFDRMKLADSCQENQKHSTYTIDYLPPEAMDPGIAWYHIDLVHTTKPQQVISVRGCNMSFRKEIFTKYNIWFDERFRGSAVREESDFCLRLRKTGYQIWYDPEANLVHLGEETGGCHDISTRSLEYQFTFYHNHFLMALKNLTLGEQLRLYIKLFDCHVLGHPPCNKSGSSFKILTRGLFFLLGFLNALSSQIKGIWDDGQIYTKRDLKTSDLKL from the coding sequence ATGAATTCGGCTAAAATTTCTGTTATTATTCCAACTTATGGTAGAGAAGAACCTCTTAAAAAAAGTATTGATGATGTTTTAAAACAAGATTATTATAACTTTGAAGTTTTAGTGATCGATCAAACCAAAAATCATGAACCAGAAATTAATAATTATCTGGAACAACTTCATCAAAGTGGCAAAATCCAGTGGTTAAAATTAGATTGGGCAAGTCTACCAGGAGCAAGAAATTATGGAATTAGAAGAGCAAAGGGAGACATTATTCTTTTTATTGATGATGATATCGAACTTCCGCCCAACTATTTAAAAGCCCATGCTAAAAATTATCAAGAAAATCCAGCAATTGGTGCGGTAGCAGGAAGAGTTTTTGACCGCATGAAATTGGCTGATTCCTGTCAGGAAAATCAAAAACATTCTACTTATACGATTGATTATTTACCACCAGAAGCGATGGATCCAGGTATTGCTTGGTATCATATCGATTTGGTTCATACTACTAAACCTCAACAAGTTATTTCTGTTAGGGGTTGTAATATGTCTTTTAGAAAAGAAATTTTCACTAAATATAATATTTGGTTTGATGAAAGATTTCGTGGTAGTGCAGTCAGAGAAGAATCCGATTTTTGTTTGCGATTAAGAAAAACAGGTTATCAGATTTGGTATGACCCCGAAGCGAATTTAGTTCATCTAGGAGAAGAAACAGGAGGTTGTCATGATATTAGCACGCGATCGCTTGAATATCAATTTACTTTTTATCACAATCATTTTTTAATGGCACTTAAAAATCTTACTTTAGGTGAGCAATTGCGTTTATATATTAAGTTATTTGATTGTCATGTTTTAGGTCATCCTCCCTGTAATAAAAGTGGTTCTTCCTTCAAAATTTTAACTCGTGGTCTTTTTTTCTTGTTAGGTTTTTTAAATGCTCTTTCATCTCAAATTAAAGGGATTTGGGATGACGGACAAATTTATACAAAAAGAGACTTAAAAACATCAGATCTAAAATTATAA
- a CDS encoding acyltransferase family protein has protein sequence MNKNLSKKRLIWLDQIKGLAILGIVFFHFFQNYPKSIPLIEFLAVHGAKVGFAAVDIFFLLSGFHIGTKLINFNNYSWLTWLNQRVIRIYPTYWLAIIFSIFIYLIASYPLKSINFSDWILILSGFPGYERFKLINPGFWFVSVIIQAYLVMPLLLYITQNKPKKILLLGISLGILNKIVCWWAGATDNQELYWFFLQNNFLSSYIFPLCLGIYWGFIYSNYHSFRNLDWQVAIIACLLGLIIQINAALIDFDFLYKLGLDLFYTPLIFLLLFYFCEQLTSKLFLVEKKLQLIGLYSYQIYLIHQPLFFVLLNFVANRFDLNSYQSLVITISIVMIILSLYVYLFTQTDVVFRKLMGNIYKNA, from the coding sequence ATGAATAAAAATCTTTCTAAAAAAAGATTAATTTGGCTTGATCAAATTAAAGGATTAGCTATTTTGGGAATTGTTTTTTTTCACTTTTTTCAAAATTATCCTAAATCCATTCCTTTAATAGAGTTTCTGGCTGTTCATGGTGCCAAGGTAGGATTTGCAGCAGTAGATATATTTTTTTTATTATCGGGGTTTCATATTGGAACTAAATTAATTAATTTCAATAATTATTCTTGGTTGACTTGGTTGAATCAAAGAGTGATTAGAATTTATCCAACTTATTGGTTAGCTATAATCTTTAGTATTTTTATTTATTTAATTGCTAGTTATCCCTTAAAATCAATTAATTTTAGTGACTGGATTTTAATTTTATCTGGGTTTCCTGGGTATGAAAGATTTAAATTAATCAATCCTGGTTTTTGGTTTGTTTCGGTAATTATTCAAGCATATTTAGTTATGCCATTACTTCTATATATCACTCAAAATAAACCAAAGAAAATATTATTACTAGGGATTAGTTTAGGTATTTTAAATAAAATAGTTTGTTGGTGGGCAGGAGCTACAGATAATCAGGAATTATATTGGTTTTTTTTACAAAACAATTTTTTAAGTAGTTATATATTTCCTTTGTGCCTAGGAATTTATTGGGGATTTATTTATAGTAACTATCACAGTTTTCGGAATTTAGATTGGCAAGTAGCAATTATAGCTTGTCTTTTAGGTTTAATAATTCAAATAAACGCTGCTCTAATAGATTTTGATTTTCTTTATAAATTAGGCTTAGATTTATTTTATACTCCTTTAATTTTTTTATTATTGTTCTACTTTTGTGAGCAATTAACTAGTAAATTATTTTTAGTAGAGAAAAAGCTTCAATTAATCGGTTTGTATTCTTATCAAATTTACTTAATTCATCAACCATTATTTTTTGTTTTATTAAATTTTGTAGCTAACCGATTCGACTTAAATTCTTATCAATCTTTAGTTATAACAATCAGCATTGTTATGATTATTTTAAGTTTATACGTATATTTATTTACTCAAACAGATGTTGTGTTTAGAAAACTAATGGGGAATATTTATAAAAATGCTTAG
- a CDS encoding endonuclease/exonuclease/phosphatase family protein codes for MLRYLLLSLIIAITFIAFFSSYFVWKLVLEIFSHFQVQYLIISFILFAFLIIISSSWKLITIALFCIAITSTQILSFYIPASALSTNSASNLKIISSNVNTQNHEYDKLISLVRQTKPDLALFMEVDKNWTDKLDSLKDILPYSFGRANPFNLGIVIYSKIPLNNPTINLFGTSKNYTILTDLKINKKVISLIATHPLPPLKPSFFHSRNLQLSKISQYIKNLHNPVIVLGDLNTTMWSPYYKKFIRDTKLINARKGFGILPSWPTRTTYKNIIPDWMQLMLSIPIDHCLVSPKIKVVDIYTGSAIGSDHLPLIVKLTI; via the coding sequence ATGCTTCGTTACTTATTATTAAGCTTGATTATAGCTATAACTTTTATTGCTTTTTTTAGTTCTTATTTTGTCTGGAAATTAGTTTTAGAAATTTTCTCTCATTTTCAAGTTCAATATTTAATTATTTCGTTTATTTTATTTGCTTTCCTGATAATAATTAGTTCGTCATGGAAACTAATTACCATTGCTCTGTTCTGTATAGCAATAACATCTACGCAAATTTTATCTTTTTATATTCCTGCTTCTGCTCTATCGACTAATTCAGCTTCTAATCTAAAAATAATTAGCTCAAATGTTAATACACAGAACCACGAGTACGATAAATTAATATCTCTTGTAAGACAGACAAAACCAGACTTGGCTTTATTTATGGAAGTCGATAAAAACTGGACTGACAAATTAGATTCACTAAAAGATATACTGCCCTATTCTTTTGGAAGAGCTAATCCTTTTAATCTTGGTATAGTTATCTATAGTAAAATACCTTTGAATAATCCAACAATCAATCTATTTGGCACTTCTAAAAATTATACGATTTTGACAGATTTAAAGATAAATAAAAAAGTTATATCTTTAATAGCAACTCATCCATTACCACCTCTCAAACCATCATTTTTTCATTCTCGTAACTTGCAACTTAGTAAAATAAGTCAATACATAAAAAATCTACATAATCCAGTTATCGTGCTTGGGGATTTAAATACTACTATGTGGTCGCCTTATTATAAAAAGTTTATTAGAGATACAAAATTAATTAATGCTCGTAAAGGTTTTGGTATCTTACCTTCATGGCCGACAAGGACTACTTATAAAAATATTATTCCCGATTGGATGCAGCTAATGTTATCTATACCTATAGACCATTGTTTGGTAAGTCCAAAAATTAAAGTGGTTGATATTTATACTGGTTCTGCTATCGGCTCAGACCATTTACCTTTGATAGTTAAACTAACTATCTAG
- a CDS encoding L,D-transpeptidase: protein MLSSRVWANTNTTLENMIVQKMDNLKHSDQNWIEIDLSDQHLFAWKGTNQIFTAIISSGKATTPTHPGIYTIQRKYPHDRMRGVDYDLADVPNVLYFDRGYALHGSYWHNNFGTPVSHGCINLPVNNAQWLFDWTTVGTVVIIHQ, encoded by the coding sequence TTGCTTTCTAGTAGAGTATGGGCTAATACTAATACAACTCTAGAAAATATGATTGTCCAAAAAATGGACAACCTCAAGCATTCGGATCAAAATTGGATAGAAATCGATCTTTCCGACCAGCATTTATTTGCTTGGAAAGGTACAAATCAAATCTTTACGGCTATTATTTCTTCAGGTAAAGCGACAACACCAACTCATCCAGGAATTTACACTATTCAAAGAAAATATCCTCACGATAGAATGCGTGGTGTCGACTACGATCTTGCTGACGTTCCCAACGTACTTTACTTTGATCGCGGTTATGCTCTTCATGGTTCATACTGGCACAACAATTTTGGTACGCCTGTTAGCCATGGTTGCATTAATCTTCCCGTTAATAATGCTCAATGGTTATTTGATTGGACGACAGTAGGTACAGTTGTAATTATTCATCAATAG
- the hpsL gene encoding hormogonium polysaccharide biosynthesis protein HpsL, translating into MVKTKRRGKQKSQTIKPSLSLKERLIQKRKARQARQKLINLSVICILIGCVIGLPLAFIVDLKIGLIVTLIIPSLILSYCYPRQSLWFFLIYMPFSGTVTYWIGGGNALFQLSKDLFYFPALLALIQECRRRRKPIIVKKQLIITLAILLAFALMTLFLVNGSQQFLPYCSDLSEYEKLLRAPDGSLLLNPKTGLVIRTPCKEGIPFLQGILGLKVFLGYIPLIFCAYYLIDTKKQLFFLGRLLVVLAIICCTLGLIQYSMLATGICAGTRNAVASDLFKASIDAKCFVGGSLLYSPSQGQIRLPGTFVSPWHWAWFLIGNSFITFTVAFTDTSFLWRTTGLAGLALVFINAVISGQRIALAIVPVAVVILSILTGQIVNFKRFIPIGIGLALILGIVATSNPDIVQQRVDSFVSRWNTSPPHLFIQQQFDYAVRQQKSFLGRGLGSATNSARSFGSVSLIETYHPKVLYETGYVGLLTFMIFVTHLIIVTFKSYRSVKTPSVRSFAAGFWVFLLIISYFPYWYPLDTDPVSVYYWLFAGILLKLPVIDQQEQALLKIDNEANSKQGHKIKRKKSEGEPSPSTSIDE; encoded by the coding sequence ATGGTCAAAACAAAACGTCGAGGAAAACAAAAATCCCAGACTATCAAACCTAGCTTAAGTCTTAAAGAAAGATTAATTCAGAAACGTAAAGCAAGACAAGCAAGACAAAAATTAATCAATTTATCTGTTATTTGTATTTTAATTGGCTGTGTAATTGGTTTACCTTTAGCATTTATAGTTGATCTTAAAATTGGTTTAATTGTTACTTTAATTATCCCCAGTTTAATTCTTTCTTATTGCTATCCTCGACAATCTCTTTGGTTTTTTCTAATTTATATGCCTTTTAGTGGCACAGTTACATATTGGATTGGTGGTGGAAATGCTTTATTTCAGTTGAGTAAAGACTTATTTTATTTTCCTGCTCTGCTTGCTCTAATTCAAGAGTGTAGACGTAGGCGTAAACCAATTATCGTCAAAAAGCAATTAATTATTACTTTAGCTATTCTGTTGGCTTTTGCTTTAATGACTTTATTTTTAGTCAATGGAAGTCAACAATTCTTGCCCTATTGTAGTGATTTGAGTGAATATGAGAAACTGCTTCGCGCTCCAGATGGTTCTTTACTTCTCAATCCAAAAACAGGTCTTGTGATTAGAACTCCTTGTAAAGAAGGAATTCCTTTTTTGCAAGGTATTTTAGGGTTAAAAGTTTTTCTAGGTTACATTCCTTTAATTTTCTGTGCCTATTATTTAATTGACACTAAAAAACAACTTTTTTTCCTGGGCAGATTATTAGTTGTCTTGGCTATTATCTGCTGTACTTTAGGTTTAATTCAGTATTCTATGTTAGCTACAGGTATCTGTGCTGGAACTAGAAATGCTGTAGCTTCGGATTTGTTTAAAGCTAGTATCGATGCTAAATGTTTTGTTGGTGGCTCTTTGCTATACAGTCCTTCTCAAGGACAAATTCGTTTACCTGGAACATTTGTTTCACCTTGGCACTGGGCTTGGTTTTTGATTGGCAATAGTTTTATCACTTTTACGGTTGCTTTTACTGATACATCTTTTTTGTGGCGAACTACTGGTTTGGCAGGTTTGGCACTAGTATTTATTAACGCAGTTATTTCTGGACAAAGAATAGCTTTGGCTATTGTTCCAGTTGCTGTGGTGATTTTATCGATTTTGACAGGACAAATAGTCAATTTCAAAAGATTTATTCCGATTGGGATAGGACTTGCTTTAATTTTAGGAATTGTAGCTACTTCTAATCCAGACATAGTTCAACAAAGGGTTGATAGTTTTGTCAGTCGTTGGAATACTTCTCCTCCTCATCTTTTTATTCAACAACAATTTGACTATGCAGTTAGGCAACAAAAAAGTTTTTTGGGTAGAGGTTTAGGTTCAGCAACTAATTCTGCTCGTTCTTTTGGTTCTGTTTCTTTAATCGAAACCTACCATCCCAAAGTTTTATATGAAACAGGCTATGTTGGTTTATTAACTTTTATGATTTTTGTGACTCATTTAATTATTGTTACTTTTAAAAGTTATCGCTCTGTTAAAACACCAAGTGTTCGGAGTTTTGCAGCAGGGTTTTGGGTATTTTTGTTAATTATTAGTTATTTTCCTTATTGGTATCCGTTAGATACTGATCCAGTTTCAGTTTATTATTGGTTGTTTGCAGGGATACTTTTAAAATTACCTGTGATCGATCAACAAGAACAAGCCTTATTAAAAATTGATAACGAGGCAAACTCTAAACAAGGTCACAAAATCAAGCGAAAAAAAAGTGAAGGTGAGCCTTCACCAAGCACATCTATTGATGAATAA
- a CDS encoding mevalonate kinase family protein, with product MKLFVPGRLCLFGEHSDWAGEYRLQNPYLLPGIALVVGTNQGIYGEIKPHPQQLIVRIPADLEVTQKMLQLPMKQDVLEAEASRGGWFSYVAGVACKALTKYQVGGLEIDNYLIDLPIKKGLSSSAAICVLVARAFNQLYNLNLTVQEEMELAYRGERSTPSQCGRMDQACAYGHQPILMTFDGSLVTVKSISVGCDLYLVIVDLAGSKNTQLILQQLNQCYPIARNTIQENVQQYLSQINTQITQAAAIALEQGDSAELGNLMIQAQKAFDRYVMPACPSQLTAPILHQLLNEQSIQPYIFGGKGVGSQGDGTAQFIAKDYQTQQQLIELITNKFPSMKCLPLTLKAS from the coding sequence ATGAAGTTGTTTGTTCCAGGTCGTCTTTGTTTATTTGGTGAGCATAGTGATTGGGCCGGTGAATATCGCTTGCAAAATCCTTATTTATTACCAGGAATTGCTTTAGTTGTTGGCACAAATCAAGGCATTTATGGTGAAATTAAACCTCATCCTCAGCAATTAATTGTACGCATACCTGCTGATTTAGAAGTTACTCAGAAGATGCTGCAATTACCAATGAAGCAAGACGTTTTGGAAGCAGAAGCTAGTCGCGGAGGCTGGTTTAGTTATGTGGCAGGAGTGGCTTGTAAAGCTTTAACTAAATATCAAGTTGGAGGGCTAGAAATTGACAATTATTTAATCGATTTGCCCATTAAAAAAGGACTATCTTCTAGTGCAGCTATTTGTGTATTGGTAGCAAGAGCTTTTAATCAATTATATAATCTTAACCTAACGGTTCAAGAGGAAATGGAATTAGCTTATCGAGGAGAAAGAAGTACCCCAAGTCAGTGCGGTAGAATGGATCAAGCTTGTGCCTATGGTCATCAACCAATTTTAATGACTTTTGATGGCAGCTTAGTTACGGTTAAGTCGATTAGTGTTGGTTGTGATTTGTATTTGGTTATAGTTGACTTAGCAGGTAGTAAAAATACTCAGCTAATTCTTCAACAACTTAATCAATGTTACCCAATCGCTCGTAATACTATTCAAGAAAATGTGCAACAATATTTAAGTCAGATCAATACTCAAATTACTCAAGCAGCAGCGATCGCATTAGAACAGGGTGATAGCGCAGAATTGGGTAATTTAATGATACAAGCACAAAAAGCTTTTGACCGCTATGTCATGCCTGCTTGTCCATCTCAATTAACTGCTCCAATTCTTCATCAACTTTTGAATGAGCAATCAATTCAACCTTATATTTTTGGCGGTAAAGGAGTAGGTTCTCAAGGTGATGGCACTGCACAATTTATTGCCAAAGATTACCAAACTCAACAGCAACTAATTGAGCTTATTACTAACAAATTTCCATCGATGAAATGTCTACCACTGACTCTTAAAGCGAGTTGA
- the gatA gene encoding Asp-tRNA(Asn)/Glu-tRNA(Gln) amidotransferase subunit GatA, with the protein MASIREYHQQLVSKERSAVEIATEYMQRIETLEPKVRAFLSVTADLAFSKAKQVDAKIAAGEEIGLLEGIPTAIKDNMCTKGIKTTCGSQILANFVPPYESTVTQKLQQAGVVVVGKTNLDEFAMGSSTENSGFQVTANPWDLERVPGGSSGGSAAAVAAAECVVALGSDTGGSIRQPASLCGVVGLKPTYGLVSRFGLVAYASSLDQIGPFARTVEDAAILLSAIAGYDPSDSTSLKVEIPDYTQFLQPTLKKGLKVGIITETFGEGLDATVAATVRNAIAKLQELGAEIKEISCPRFRYGLPAYYIIAPSEASANLARYDAVKYGLRQEADNLVGMYSTTRATGFGTEVKRRIMLGTYALSAGYYDAYYLKAQKVRTLIKQDFEQAFEEVDVLVCPTSPTTAFKAGEKTADPLSMYLSDLMTIPVNLAGLPGMSIPCGFDDQGLPIGMQLIGNVLREDILFHVAHAYEQATEWHKQQPNILS; encoded by the coding sequence ATGGCATCGATACGGGAATACCATCAACAATTGGTCAGTAAAGAACGTTCTGCTGTAGAAATTGCAACAGAATATATGCAACGCATTGAAACCTTAGAACCAAAAGTGCGAGCTTTTTTGTCTGTTACTGCCGATTTAGCTTTCTCCAAAGCTAAGCAAGTAGATGCCAAAATTGCAGCAGGGGAAGAAATTGGTTTGCTAGAAGGCATCCCGACAGCAATCAAAGATAATATGTGTACCAAAGGAATTAAAACAACCTGCGGTTCGCAGATTTTAGCTAATTTTGTGCCTCCTTATGAGTCTACTGTGACCCAAAAGTTACAACAAGCTGGAGTTGTGGTAGTAGGAAAAACTAACCTTGATGAGTTTGCGATGGGTAGTTCTACAGAGAACTCTGGGTTTCAAGTTACTGCTAATCCTTGGGATTTAGAACGAGTTCCTGGCGGTTCTTCTGGTGGTTCGGCAGCAGCAGTAGCAGCAGCAGAATGTGTAGTTGCTTTGGGTTCGGATACAGGAGGATCGATTCGTCAACCAGCTTCTCTGTGTGGTGTGGTAGGATTAAAACCAACTTACGGTTTAGTCTCTCGGTTTGGTTTGGTTGCTTACGCTTCTTCTTTGGATCAGATTGGTCCTTTTGCTCGTACCGTCGAAGATGCAGCAATTTTACTAAGTGCGATCGCAGGATACGATCCTTCGGATTCTACCAGTCTTAAAGTAGAAATTCCTGACTATACTCAATTTTTACAACCTACTCTCAAAAAGGGTTTAAAGGTAGGAATCATCACCGAAACCTTTGGTGAAGGTTTAGATGCCACTGTAGCAGCAACTGTCAGAAATGCGATCGCTAAATTGCAAGAACTTGGTGCAGAAATCAAAGAAATTTCTTGTCCTAGATTCCGTTATGGTTTACCTGCTTATTATATTATTGCTCCTTCAGAAGCATCCGCTAATCTAGCTCGTTATGATGCTGTTAAATATGGTTTACGTCAAGAAGCAGATAATTTGGTAGGGATGTATTCTACTACTCGTGCGACGGGTTTTGGTACAGAAGTCAAACGTAGAATCATGCTAGGTACTTATGCTCTTTCTGCTGGTTACTATGATGCTTATTATCTCAAAGCGCAAAAAGTTCGTACTCTGATTAAGCAAGATTTTGAACAGGCATTTGAGGAAGTAGATGTGTTGGTATGTCCGACTTCACCAACTACTGCGTTTAAAGCAGGGGAAAAAACAGCCGATCCTCTTAGTATGTATTTATCTGATTTAATGACTATTCCTGTTAACTTAGCTGGACTACCTGGAATGAGTATTCCTTGTGGTTTTGATGATCAAGGTTTACCAATTGGGATGCAGTTGATTGGAAATGTATTACGTGAAGATATTTTATTTCACGTTGCTCATGCTTACGAACAAGCGACTGAATGGCACAAACAGCAACCAAATATACTCAGCTAA